From a single Fusarium fujikuroi IMI 58289 draft genome, chromosome FFUJ_chr03 genomic region:
- a CDS encoding related to IBR finger domain protein, whose product MDTSSLMLALQLQHQDLNIWEQSKKGKQREGEVADSDLALEACRHELEMMTAQISDQVMALSIARAVESDGQLIREGQLAEEQAAKDREYAVRLARDPSAATRPDAEKGMRVSSVDEDEDNLIDTLRSMNLGGFEYSTSGQPESSGWASSRKPPQTQECIACNDRFPPLALSKAPCSHDYCRECLVSLTRSSLQDETLFPPRCCGQNIPIEQGRWFSPELVGQFQAKKLEFETPNRTYCSEPSCSTFVPPAFVSGDSATCPKCSRKTCTHCKGPNHFGVCPSDTASQQVLQLAAQNGWQQCYKCRKLVELNYGCYHITCRCSAEFCYVCGKKWRSCRCPLWEEGRLVRRANAIANRDGNFGQMNARAREARIEQERLNLIQNHECTHRTWNYRGGRHRCEECRDVLPHYIFECPQCHVMACRRCRYNRF is encoded by the exons ATGGATACTTCGTCATTAATGCTggccctccagctccagcatcaGGACCTAAACATATGGGAACAGTCCAAGAAGGGAAAGCAGCGCGAGGGCGAAGTGGCAGATTCCGATCTTGCTCTTGAAGCATGTCGTCATGAGCTTGAGATGATGACAGCTCAGATCTCTGATCAAGTAATGGCCCTCAGTATTGCGAGAGCTGTCGAGTCGGACGGGCAGCTCATCAGAGAAGGTCAGTTGGCAGAGGAGCAAGCTGCAAAAGATCGTGAATATGCGGTCAGACTGGCTAGAGATCCAAGCGCAGCAACACGGCCAGATGCTGAAAAGGGGATGAGAGTCTCAAGCgtggacgaggatgaggataatTTGATCGACACCTTGAGATCAATGAACCTGGGCGGGTTCGAATACTCAACTTCTGGGCAGCCTGAGTCATCGGGCTGGGCTTCATCGCGCAAGCCGCCTCAAACGCAGGAGTGCATCGCCTGCAACGACCGGTTCCCGCCTCTTGCACTGTCCAAGGCGCCCTGTTCCCACGACTACTGTCGAGAATGCCTCGTTAGCCTGACTCGTTCGTCGCTCCAGGATGAGACTCTATTTCCACCACGATGCTGTGGTCAGAATATTCCCATCGAACAAGGACGCTGGTTCTCGCCAGAACTAGTCGGGCAGTTCCAAGCAAAGAAGCTGGAATTTGAGACCCCCAATCGTACTTACTGCAGCGAGCCATCCTGCTCAACATTTGTACCACCAGCCTTTGTCTCTGGTGATAGTGCTACCTGCCCCAAGTGCAGTAGAAAGACTTGCACTCACTGTAAGGGACCAAATCATTTTGGCGTCTGTCCTAGTGATACCGCCTCACAGCAAGTGTTGCAGCTTGCAGCACAAAACGGCTGGCAGCAGTGCTATAAATGCCGAAAACTCGTTGAGTTAAATTATGGATGCTACCATATAA CCTGTCGTTGTAGCGCTGAGTTCTGCTATGTCTGCGGCAAGAAGTGGAGGAGTTGCCGTTGTCCCCTTTGGGAAGAAGGGCGCCTGGTGCGAAGGGCTAATGCCATTGCTAACCGAGATGGTAATTTTGGCCAGATGAACGCGAGGGCACGGGAGGCACGAATTGAACAGGAAAGATTGAATCTGATACAGAACCATGAATGCACGCACAGAACTTGGAACTACCGTGGTGGCCGTCACCGATGCGAGGAATGCCGCGACGTCCTTCCTCACTATATCTTCGAGTGCCCTCAGTGTCATGTCATGGCCTGCAGGAGATGTCGATATAACCGCTTTTGA